The Candidatus Koribacter versatilis Ellin345 genome has a segment encoding these proteins:
- the kdpB gene encoding potassium-transporting ATPase subunit KdpB, with the protein MSPTQRKSLWDPKIVRRASLEALIKLNPKKMTGNPVMFVVEVGSVITTALLVVHPHTAFKFNLQITLWLWFTVLFANFAEAMAEGRGKAQADTLRKARSETIAHRLLPNGNTEEIASSKLRANDIVLVVAGQMIPGDGEIIEGVASVDESAITGESAPVIRESGGDRSAVTGGTRVLSDQIKVKITSNPGETFLDRMIALVEGAERQKTPNEIALNILLAGLTIIFLLAVVTLQPFAIYSGAQQTIFVLVSLLVCLIPTTIGGLLSAIGIAGMDRLVQHNVLAMSGRAVEAAGDVNTLLLDKTGTITLGNRQASKFMPAPGVTEAELADAAQLSSLADETPEGRSIVVLAKEKYNLRGRELGNHEAHFVPFTAQTRMSGVNLNGFEIRKGSVDAIERYLVDNSKPIPDEVKATVEQVARTGGTPLVVAERSRGALGVIELKDIVKGGMRERFDQLRAMGIRTVMITGDNPLTAAAIAREAGVDDFLAQATPKDKMDLIRKEQADGKLVAMTGDGTNDAPALAQADVGVAMNTGTQAAKEAGNMVDLDSNPTKLIEVVEIGKQLLMTRGALTTFSIANDVAKYFAIIPAMFAATFPVLQALNVMRLKTPESAILSAVIFNAIIIIALIPLALRGIKYRPMGAAAMLRRNLVIYGVGGVIVPFIGIKLIDMLITAARLA; encoded by the coding sequence ATGTCCCCAACCCAACGCAAATCGCTCTGGGACCCGAAGATCGTACGTCGCGCCTCGCTTGAGGCACTGATCAAGCTCAACCCGAAGAAGATGACGGGCAATCCCGTGATGTTCGTCGTGGAAGTTGGCAGCGTGATCACTACGGCGCTGCTCGTCGTTCATCCGCACACGGCGTTCAAGTTCAATCTGCAAATCACATTGTGGTTGTGGTTCACCGTGCTCTTTGCGAACTTTGCGGAAGCGATGGCGGAAGGGCGCGGGAAAGCGCAGGCCGATACGCTCCGCAAAGCCCGGAGCGAAACCATCGCGCATCGCTTGCTGCCGAACGGCAACACCGAAGAGATCGCAAGCTCGAAGCTGCGAGCCAACGACATCGTCCTTGTCGTCGCCGGCCAGATGATCCCTGGCGATGGAGAGATCATCGAGGGTGTCGCCTCGGTTGACGAGTCAGCGATCACGGGTGAATCCGCGCCGGTCATTCGCGAATCTGGTGGCGATCGCTCGGCGGTTACTGGCGGCACACGTGTCCTCTCCGATCAGATCAAGGTGAAGATTACGTCGAACCCCGGTGAGACTTTCCTCGATCGCATGATCGCGCTGGTGGAAGGCGCAGAGCGTCAGAAGACGCCGAACGAGATCGCGCTTAACATCCTGCTTGCAGGATTGACGATCATCTTCTTGCTCGCGGTCGTCACGTTGCAGCCGTTCGCGATCTACTCCGGAGCGCAGCAGACGATCTTCGTCCTTGTCTCGTTGCTCGTTTGCCTTATCCCGACAACGATCGGCGGATTGCTCTCCGCAATCGGCATCGCCGGCATGGATCGCCTGGTGCAGCACAATGTGCTTGCAATGTCGGGGCGCGCGGTGGAAGCCGCGGGTGACGTGAACACTCTGCTACTCGACAAGACCGGCACGATCACGCTGGGAAATCGCCAGGCGTCGAAGTTCATGCCGGCGCCCGGTGTGACCGAAGCCGAACTTGCCGATGCGGCGCAGCTCTCCTCGCTCGCCGACGAAACTCCCGAGGGGCGTTCCATCGTGGTGCTCGCGAAAGAGAAGTACAATCTTCGCGGTCGCGAGCTCGGCAATCACGAAGCACACTTCGTTCCGTTCACGGCACAAACCCGCATGTCGGGCGTGAATCTCAATGGTTTCGAGATCCGCAAGGGTTCGGTGGACGCCATCGAGCGTTATCTCGTCGACAACTCCAAGCCCATTCCTGATGAGGTAAAGGCCACGGTCGAGCAGGTTGCGCGTACCGGCGGCACGCCACTGGTTGTTGCGGAGCGAAGCCGTGGCGCACTTGGCGTAATCGAGCTGAAGGACATCGTTAAGGGCGGCATGCGCGAGCGCTTCGATCAACTCCGTGCCATGGGCATTCGCACCGTGATGATCACCGGCGACAATCCGCTTACCGCCGCTGCAATTGCGCGGGAAGCTGGTGTGGATGACTTCCTGGCGCAGGCCACGCCGAAAGACAAAATGGACCTCATCCGCAAAGAACAGGCTGACGGCAAACTCGTGGCGATGACCGGCGACGGCACCAACGATGCGCCCGCGCTTGCGCAAGCTGATGTTGGCGTTGCCATGAACACTGGCACGCAAGCTGCGAAAGAAGCCGGCAACATGGTGGACCTCGATTCGAACCCGACAAAGCTGATCGAAGTCGTCGAGATCGGCAAGCAATTGTTGATGACCCGCGGCGCCCTGACGACGTTCTCCATCGCGAATGACGTCGCAAAATACTTTGCCATTATTCCCGCGATGTTTGCCGCAACCTTCCCAGTGCTTCAGGCCCTGAACGTCATGCGTCTCAAGACGCCGGAATCGGCAATTCTTTCGGCCGTGATTTTCAACGCGATCATCATCATCGCGCTCATCCCGCTAGCACTGCGTGGCATCAAGTACCGCCCCATGGGCGCTGCGGCCATGCTACGCAGAAACCTGGTGATCTACGGTGTGGGCGGCGTAATTGTTCCGTTCATCGGAATCAAGCTCATCGACATGCTCATTACTGCAGCGCGTTTGGCATAG
- the kdpC gene encoding potassium-transporting ATPase subunit KdpC, translated as MKKNLITSVLMTVVTTVLLGLVYPLLITGLAQVFFKDKANGQIISANGHAIGSRIIGQPFTGPAYFHSRPSAAGNGYDASNSGGTNLGPTNQKLVDRVKQDVSALQPEANGKPIPVDMITTSASGLDPHVTPANAEFQVARVARERGMSETQLRQLVARHTEGRQVGFLGEPRVNVLELNLDLDGTQPMPTPR; from the coding sequence ATGAAAAAGAACCTCATCACCTCCGTACTCATGACCGTCGTGACCACCGTGTTACTCGGCCTCGTTTATCCGTTACTTATCACCGGCTTGGCGCAGGTTTTCTTCAAGGACAAAGCCAACGGCCAGATCATCAGCGCGAACGGCCACGCGATCGGCTCGCGCATCATCGGGCAGCCATTCACGGGCCCCGCCTATTTTCACTCGCGTCCGTCTGCCGCAGGTAATGGCTACGATGCTTCGAACTCCGGCGGCACGAACCTCGGCCCAACGAATCAGAAACTCGTAGATCGCGTGAAACAGGATGTCTCCGCACTGCAGCCTGAAGCGAACGGCAAGCCGATTCCGGTGGACATGATCACGACATCCGCGTCAGGACTCGATCCGCACGTCACGCCTGCGAATGCCGAATTTCAAGTTGCTCGTGTCGCGCGGGAGCGCGGGATGAGTGAAACCCAGCTGCGGCAACTCGTCGCCAGGCACACGGAAGGGCGCCAAGTCGGTTTCCTTGGCGAGCCGCGCGTCAATGTTCTCGAACTTAATCTCGATCTCGACGGTACTCAGCCGATGCCCACGCCAAGGTAA